A window of Chrysoperla carnea chromosome 3, inChrCarn1.1, whole genome shotgun sequence genomic DNA:
CAAGGAAAGGAAAATTTTGGTCTAGAGGGAGGCAAATCCGAATTGATTTTGCCTAAAAATATCAGACAGCTAGCTAGGGTTGCTACATCCAACTTCCAAGTCGggagaaattcaaattaatctaattataccACCGAATCCTAATATAACtcgatatttttgatgttttatttttgtttgactcagttttccataattaaatatttaaataattacgcttcaagtaatttaaaataaaagctgctAAGAATTGTCGAAATTAActgaatataaaacaataaaaaaatatctttttactgAACTCTGGAtaatttatgttgatatcggGAGTCAGGAGTCAACTACACGATTTCGGGAATCTCCCTATCAAATCTGGAGAGGTGGAAATTCATCAAACAGGATTTGGCATAAACACATATTTAGCCAACTAAATTGAAGAGGAGCAGCTGCACTGAGTTTTCTTCTCCCCAGTATGTCTGTGCGCTGGGCTAAGGTTTTTGATTTACGGAAATCGTGGATGCACCAGACAACTTGAACTTGGTTATAACTTCAAAAGTTTTAGGGTCATGAAACCTATATATAATTAGATAtgatttattactttaatttcGAATTAAGATGAGAAATAGAGGCAATTAAAGTATTGTTTTCTAGAATATTGCGACATACTATGTATCGGTATGTTCCCTACACGTGGGTaatattgtcaaaataaaacaagattCAAAGCATTACaacaaattcaatatttttaatatacaaatataaagttTACCTTCTTCTTCCTTAGATTCcccattttacactttttagattatattttaCAACTTCTTTAAcgtttacattaattttttatttatgtttctttttaaGGTTACTTgcaaagactataggatagacaagaagcagaagtataattataagtgacatctggagtctgaggcgatcaactattaagtttgtaggcctttgcgggtatgactattaagtttaactactttgcgggggtgactattaactattaagtttgaaagcctgactcggcagaggcgctgaaactcgtatactacgattttacattagctcatatgggctgcttctcctctaccCTATGCTCTTTGGTTACTTGTAGAAAGAAGTGATTAATATAGTAGCAACTTATCGATAGTCTAATAAAAGAAATGCGTTCGTATTTCaagttaattaataactttatgaaaattaatttaaattgattaaaattaatataataataacatagtaagaatttttattttcaaatgaaaatatgatattttataaaatttattctcaaGAATACCGATGATTTGCTTTTTAAGACTAACTGAACTATCTAACTACTATAAATCACAAATATCTCTAAATGTTACTAAATTTTCCCGCGTAAAAGTGGAGTGAAGaagtttatagtttttaatggTTTCAAGATATGGATCCGGATGAAATAGAATTTCTAGCAGAATGTCATCCCgttaaaattttaccaaaatttgcATTACCACGTGTATATTTAATATCCGGTGAAGTAGGTCCGTTTGAACCAAACAAATTATTGGAGGTACCAATATGGCTAGcggtaaatttaaaacaaagggGAAAATGTACGATTGTACCACCGTACTGGATGAATATTGAAATGTTAGAGCAAATTAAGGAGAATGAAAAGACTGAAAAGTAAGTATACATATTCTTTAATtctattttcgtaaattttatatGGATTTGTATTTGTAGATTTTTTACTGCAATGCCAAGTGAATATTACATGGTCGAAGCAAAATTGTTATTAGGCTGTGCGGCTAGTGATATACCTCGAGCCGAAGAAATTCGAACGATTATAAAAGATATATGGGATATACGAATGGCGAAATTACGAACGTCTAtggatatatttattaaatctacTGGACAATTTGCTCGACTAAATCATCTTACAATTATGGAAATTAATTCTGCACGGCCGCTTTTACCCCATGCACTGGATCAATTGGATCGATTGAGTGAGgtaagaattaatttttgattcccAGTAGTTTGCGAGTCCAAATAGTTAAGAGCTAGAGacacgaatttttttaatacttgagaCAAAATTTAGTAGGGtatcctttttaaaatttcaaaaaactgaaTTTGCCATCAAATATGTCGAAAATAGCTTGATATGATAACTTGCAGTGCCCAGAGAAAAGGAAAACCCATTTAGAACTAATTTTAGACtgtagtttttaagaaatctgaaatttttactctttttcAGAGATATCAACAACGAACGCAATCTCAAGGGAGCACATCTTTTTCGAATACATTTACCATGCCCtaattatttaagtaagtttgtatataattttctagGCTAAgaattgttatatatttgtatatttttttaagaaacttattatttaatatttagcaaatatttagataaaattataaaaataaagattattaacaaatgaaatCCGTTCAAAAGTTTATGaaagttttcgtaaaaatttttcttcgaaactctttaaaaaacataaaaattccaaattaacTACTTTCCATTTTTCATGAAATCCTTTCTGATGACATACTGAAACTTCTCTGCTCGAGTTTTGTAACGGACGAGACAAAGTTTTCCATTTAAAGTTATGAATCTAGTTTCTTATGGGCTTTTATATGCTTTACAAATAGTATTTCTACAGCAATTGTATTGtgttatttttgtgaaatatataaCTAGAATACGGATCTTTCTCCTTTTTATCAGATATTTCCTTTTTTCTAATGGTGACATATACTACTTTTTGAATGAAATGATATATTCACAGAACTTTATCTTATCGGAAAATTACTTACACTTTTTTAATGATAGAAATTTGGCCTCGCTGATGCTTCCATCTTAAATACGGATTAGTTAAACTGAAGTGTCGAGCAGGAGATCTATCTGGTGCGGGAGTTTATGTCCCTAGAATAAAGGGATCGattctttttagaaaatatacaacggtttttcaatcagaaatctTCGACATGCTGAAATATGTCCTGATCTATCACACGAAAGATTACAGTGGGGCACATATCAGCATTTTCTCAGATATTCAGGCCGCTCTTTGGATCTTTGAGGTGTCAAGATTTAAATCGAGGATAGTCTATGAATGCTTCGATGAACTGAACCGCCTGGCTCTGAATAACATAGCCAGACTAATCTGACTAAGCCCGGTCACTCTGGCATAAAAGAAATTAAGCAACGGACTCGTTGGCACGAGGGGGGTTGTCTCAAAGGCCCCCTTTACCTGAGCCTGCCATTTCCATTGCAAGATGCTCCGTTACTTACCGAATCATGTAATGGTCTACGAGAAAGCTCAACCTAATTATTGAGATTTTGTCATACGAGACTGTTCGACTGCCTCGCTTAAAATTATCTAGAGCACAATTTTTAAGGATGGTGGGGCTTTTGACAGAACACTGTCGGTTGAACTACTACCTTCATGACATGGGGATATCTGATGATCCCACTTGTATAGAGGACGATGAAatctccatacatgttatttgcacctgcaaaAACCTGTAGGGCCTcaggtttaaaattttgagtccAAAACCTTGATCCTATAATCCTGGGACAAATCTCGGCGGAGAAGCTGTGGGCTTTCTTACCCGGAGACGTCTCGTCTTCGAGTGACAGGTTGTTTCCAAGGAGGGCACAGACAATTCCTTGGTCAAGGTATTGCTAAGGACTCATTTGTGGTACTCTtcttatgtataattattacactgaagtgttacaaaaaaaattcactgaaaaataaaatatgaaaataaaacacgttGTTATGgatcacacacaaaattttttttattcttgtgaCATTATACACAGTTTAACACATaaacattttctacaaaaacaaaaaaatactctctatattttgaaatgaaaatggtgaaaactataatgaaaacaatataaaaaaatgagatTAATGACTTTCTTCTgtgtttttcttttactttttatttaaaaaataacattaatattcttatcaaattaaatatcttatataatatatacagggtgtgtaaattactaaataatacaaGTTGCA
This region includes:
- the LOC123295792 gene encoding DNA replication complex GINS protein PSF2, yielding MDPDEIEFLAECHPVKILPKFALPRVYLISGEVGPFEPNKLLEVPIWLAVNLKQRGKCTIVPPYWMNIEMLEQIKENEKTEKFFTAMPSEYYMVEAKLLLGCAASDIPRAEEIRTIIKDIWDIRMAKLRTSMDIFIKSTGQFARLNHLTIMEINSARPLLPHALDQLDRLSERYQQRTQSQGSTSFSNTFTMP